The genomic region gggcatttaagagtcaaccacatcactgtgggcctggagtcacatgtaggctggaccaggtaaggatggcagatttccttcctaaaggacattagtgaaccagatggatttttatgataatcgacagtggtttcgtggtcaccattagactagctTTTAACTCCAGAATTATTAAGGCaggtggggaggcggtggcatagtggtatcatcactggactaaccattcagagacccagggtaatactctggaggCCAGGGTTCAAAACCCagcatagcagatggtgaaatttttaaaaatctggaattaaaagtctgatgatgaccatgaaaccattgccgattgtcataaaaacccatctggttcactaatgtcctttagggaaggaaatctcccgtccttatctggtctggcctggcctacatgtgactccagacccacagcaatgtggatgacttttaaatgccctctgaacaaaggcaattagggatgggcaataaaagctggcctagccagtgacgcccacaccccatgaacaaattttttaaaaattgaacttaaattccatcaactgccatagcaggatttgaacccatgcccccagagcattagctggggcctctgaattactagtccactacgccaccatctcccccaaaacATAAAAAGACAGAACATTCACAGATGgatgtcatttggcccattgcaccTCTGCCAGTCAAAAACGAGCTATCcactctaatcccactttccagcccttGATCCACAGCCCTGTTACTGACAACACTTGAAGTGTGTATCCAAGAATTTTTTGAATGCGCtgggggtttctgcctctaccatcctttcaggcagtgagttccaaaccccaaccaccctctgaaaaaatttctcctcaacttccctctacccattactttaaatccatgtccccagtTATCAATctctctgctaatggaaacagGTCCTTCctctccactctatctaggcccctcataactttATTCACCTCATTTAAATCTCCCCTCGCCTCATTATGCCAAATTATATTTTTTGGGGCTATTTGATGAGAAAACAGCATCAGCCTCTCACTGAATATCTGTTTGCAAGAATGTGATTGGTTCCTCCTTTTGTGACAGGAGTTTATGTTTTGAGACAGAGTAACGTGTTTGTGCATTTAGGTACTTTGATTGGCCAAAACATTACATCCACCAACACCAAGCAATTAAACTTTGTACCAAGTAAAGATTCTCAAGGCCTTCCCGGGCCCAAGTAGCACATCATACACGGGCCTGTTACAAAACATTGTAATTATACAGATTAACAGAACTTGTTTAGTTATTCTTgggatgttgctgttgctggaaaggccaacatttattgcccatccctggatgccctttgagaaggtggtgataggTCTTCTTGCCACATTTCACCATATTACAACActgcctacacttcaaaagtaccatcttgaaaggggctatataaatactTTCTATCTTGCCCCGCACCTGCTGTAAGCACAACCTGAGAAGATAACCTTCCCTTTTACAGTCAAATGTTGCAACGTTTAATGTTGTCAGAGTTCAATGGCTGACCTGTGGCATTCAATGTTGGTGTGACTGTGGAGTTCGCCgtcgtgtgtgtggtgggggctagGGTCGACAGTGTGCTATTAGGACTGGAGGTAGAGGCTACAATGTTGGTCTGGTTGGCCGCAGTTGTCTGGGTGCCATTTGCAGCCAACGGGGTCACGGTGGTGTTTACAACCGTGCTCGCATTTTCTGATCCACTGGGAGGCACATTTGGCGTTGTGTTGGGCACTCCGGTTGTGTTGGCGGTTGTTACGTTGGGCACTTTTGTTGCGTAGGAATTTGTTATGTTGGGTGTTCCTGTCGTGCTGGCTGTTGGTATTACGCTGGACGTTTGTGTCATGCTGATGGTCGTGGGGGCTGTGGCCTGGTTCTTGTTTTCTGTAGCGGTTGATGGAGCTGGAGTGATAGTAGACCCTGAGGAAATAAAATCAAATTAAGAACCGACAAGCGCCTAATTCATCAAAGGGGCTGTTGTCAGTAAGGCAAGACATTCTCTTTAACATCGGAAGCACACGTGgagcaacaacaatttgcatttatatagcacctttaacatagtaaaacttcccagggcacttcataggagtgttatcaagcaaaatttgacaacaAACCACATAggcaatattaggacaggtgactgaaAACTTGCTCAGAAAAGTTGGTTTTTGGaacttcttaaaggaggagagagaggcagggagactttggaaatgcagcagccaatttgcacacagcaagatcccacaaacatcaatgtgatacTAATCTATTTGAaggtgctggttgagggatagacATTGGAGACAAGGTAGAATTCCCCTGTTCTTCTCCGAGTTGTGTTATAGGATCGTTTTgtgtctacctgagagggcagatgtgatctgggtttaacgtctcatctgaaagttaAAGGCCAACATTTTATTATTATTGTTCTGACATAAGGTCATCgtcctgaagcattaactctgcttctccctctgcagGTGCTGATTAAAATTAAGGCCAAATTGTTTAGATAATCTAATCGTTATCACactttttccctttattctttcatgggatgtgggcatcactggcaaggccagcatttgtttcccatcccaaattgcccttgaactgggtggtTTGCTAGGATATTGCAGAGGACAACTAAGAGTCAATcacaattgctgtgggtctggagtcacatgtaggccagaccaggtaaggaaggcagatttccctccctagaggaggttagtgaaccagatgggtatttacaaTGATTGGTGACATTTGTCATGCTCACCATTACTGGGGCTAGGGTTGCTGTTTGTTAGATCTTGCCATGCATAAAATCaagctcaagaagctggacacaatattcacaaacattcactccctccaccaccaacacaccgtagcagcagtgtgtaccatctacaagatgcactcaggaattcaccaaggctccttagacagcaccttccaaacccacgaccactaccatctacaaggacaagggcagcagacacatgggaacaccaccacctggaagttcccatccaagtcactcaccatcctgacttggaaatatatcatcgttccttcactgtcgctgggtcaaaatcctggaactccctccctaacagcacagtgggtgtacctacatcacatagactgcaacaattcaagaaggcgAAATCACAGCAACAGCAGGCGCACCAAAAAAATCATCTTTGTGATTTAGATTGGATTTGAGGTCTTTTTTGCCTTATCATATGCAATTTGTTAACAATTGTAGAACTGTGTTTTTGCTGCCCATTATATTACTGAAGGTAATGCCT from Carcharodon carcharias isolate sCarCar2 chromosome 14, sCarCar2.pri, whole genome shotgun sequence harbors:
- the LOC121287429 gene encoding cell wall protein DAN4-like isoform X1, producing the protein MARKAMGIFYLCLCVGLAYSQRSTITPAPSTATENKNQATAPTTISMTQTSSVIPTASTTGTPNITNSYATKVPNVTTANTTGVPNTTPNVPPSGSENASTVVNTTVTPLAANGTQTTAANQTNIVASTSSPNSTLSTLAPTTHTTANSTVTPTLNATAPTLFTNTKTTELTPEAGFPKRWTLDAGLIALIIFLVVILIIGVFVTIVRCSHQGKPEFKRLQELPMNRLNEEAPFAQYPPK
- the LOC121287429 gene encoding cell wall protein DAN4-like isoform X2, which produces MARKAMGIFYLCLCVGLAYSQRSTITPAPSTATENKNQATAPTTISMTQTSSVIPTASTTGTPNITNSYATKVPNVTTANTTGVPNTTPNVPPSGSENASTVVNTTVTPLAANGTQTTAANQTNIVASTSSPNSTLSTLAPTTHTTANSTVTPTLNATAPTLFTNTKTTELTPEAGFPKRWTLDAGLIALIIFLVVILIIGVFVTIVRCSHQGKPEFKRLQELPMDDVYEDSPLVLYSS